The Hevea brasiliensis isolate MT/VB/25A 57/8 chromosome 1, ASM3005281v1, whole genome shotgun sequence DNA segment ctgaatctgttaaaaacacttccaatataatcataatttcaatctcagtcaaccaccaacatatttttaacaatttctcaaatgacttcaatatctcaaaattcaattcgtttcaaatcatactcaattcaataagaagtgctcaaatttattactgaacatggttcatagataattacatcaaaagcataattacatgagtttataatatacattacaaaagtttacaaaatacaaaatatcaaaagtagcctaatgtcctaccaatgcactgcaaatgtgaggtgactctagactctatgtgcagatctgaaagttcactcggtctgaggtctgctggactccccagctatgtctccaatacctgcgcgtggcaaaagcaacgtgctaagcaattctgcttagtggtgacaatataaaataaaataactaaaataaaataaatatgcagaatgtatgtttacattttatgtagactcaatatgacatttattgtagtattattcgattaagatttggtaagatttatttgtctgcccgagtaacctatactagtcaactggactggataaatgggtaaactggcactgggtaccaaatacctcggaccatcatatcatcggtcacattgtgtctctcggtgtgcaacagaatagctaacaagctgtaataattatcagggataaaacccaagtataacaactcaatcaacatagccaaaggctattataacacagaatggcacgtgaggccataaaacacagaatggcatgaagccatatgcagtactgctaatagaatcctattggtatgccaacccatccaaaccaatcttgctaggtgtactagggcatgttacacttttaaactttacaattcttgaaatttaggtttaggtgttactattcatttccttagtcaactgaaatgttgacttttgcatagacaataggtacattggttctaatactcccaacataccacatttttcatcctaaaattgttggtattggttgccaataccatttctaagcttagtgttatttattcaaaattttcagatttcaagtctcatgtttactattccattggtcatttgtacaataggaatttggcaaatttgtctgcatgaaagttatttcttattgtatctagttacatttccttttttgaatcactccatttagagttttttagctcaagttatggcctaaacaccataactggccggattcaaAACTCTCCATATtttatggactgaccaaatctacagtgttttgtgtagtgattgtaggtcaccttttgaacatgttatggtcaaaacttgggttagctttcttcatgaaagttgtaggtctatgtctcatatatgttttggtaaaatttcaggtcaattggacctttctacactaagttatgaccaaatgaataaatactatttatttggttattttgcccaggcagaatgcaggtcacccagattagggcaatctttaagtcaacttggtttggttttatgggcatggtttcttcaccaaagttgtgccattatatgtctagtttcatgtctaattggccttgcaccaattgaacctctacaactctagttattgatgcccaaacctactggactcatgcccagtcatgcaggtcaccaagggcagccacactaacttcaattcccactaaacaaatcacttcatttcttattcacacgtagccaaatggtcagtaattgaccattaaaactctctttcaccaaatacatgaacaaagtctcaatttgggtccaaaccctaccCCTACCATTTTAGATTTTTGCATTCACTTGCACTTCACTatcctaatcaatatattagtgttaagggcaactAGAGTACCACTTCcattcaaagaaatcttcaaagccCTACCTATCCCAAAGCTGTTGAAATTTTAAGAAAGGCATACATatgatattttttcaattttctcgTAAATTTGCATTGcacaccactccttcaacatgaattaaaagagagagattaagtttggtcactaacctttaatggagctaatctcaagcttgtaagaactcttcttttacacttccttttgctcccaaaagcttcaccaagctgaaatatcaaggttttatgttgctaagttagggttttgttgagagagGACTAAGGAAAGGAAGCTTTGGtaaaccaaaaatggaggagttAGGGAGAAAGTATGGGACGTTTTGAAGAAGGAAGAGAGGGCTGCTGGTTTGTTCTAGATTTCTgccctcttttctttattttttatgtattttaattgtggttctttattttgattggccataggatttaattacctcatgcttacacaagcattaggtaataaatcccatttattttcattttctttcctttctcttgctattcatttttaataaatttttcatcaatatttgtttatattttatgttatataattcacttacataaatggacaagttagtcaaaaatcatctctgaagacgaaatgaccaaaatgccctctttttagcttaacaagctaaaattgtgtgtaccgattgaaaaatttttctaagcattttcttggcattctaatgtcatagaaacctcaatgaaccttctctggagtcccaaaaattattttatgaattttgcctctggtctagggctcctagtttcgagaactgcaacttcccattaggttacccatcgctagggcacctgctcatttaacttggttgtattttatttataaaattttttctaaatttttcttattaatatttaagttaattatggttcctcactttagtttaaatatttttccggatgttctagctatccggacccacattggtcaccggtacagtagaatgtacggagttgctatagttgccatgccaagtgtgaattcaaAATCCAATGCAAACCATTtcatttaaacaatttaatttcaaCACTAGTTATGTAtcattcaaaattttcacttataatttaggcaacacaatatttctcaaataaatttcTCAAAGCCATAAAAATCATAAATTGTTCACAACACACttatccaaataaattttctaatagagacaaagaatataaaaattattgtgcacaaacctcttttgcttGCCTTAACTCAATCTACTCCACCTCCTTCCTTGGAAGGCTCCTTTTctactaaaacacataattaaaatatttcaatACCCATTCAACTTTTTTCTAAACAATTAAGCCAACAATTGAATTTTTTTCAAACTCAATTTACTTATAAAGTCTTATAAGGTTGGGTTCTTTGTATTTTATGTTAGTgtggttactatttacattactattcatgtaaatttttgactttttcataattaataagtaTACATTTTCTAAACACACGGtcctaccacattttgggtcacaatttcgttggcattggttgctaattacaattcaaggcttattaagagaaatttcaaaatttcagatttcattgcctatgtttactatttcattggaccaatttacagtgggaatttagctaaactttcttcatcaaagttgttccttaatgtctctactttaattcctttttgaatcactccatttagagttttgtaactcaagttatggcattttaacTGGCCGAATTGGTCATTGTCCATAATTTCTAAGCAAATTTGGTTCTAGCGGTTTTGATGacctaaatttggttagcaatttgattaggttatggtcagaatttttgtttctgttctccatgaaagttgttctactatgtctaagctttctaattgTTCAAAAATCAGGTTATTTGGATCTCTCTACGCAAAGTTATTACCATTTGAacatatactgttcatttggttaatttTGCCCAGAATCAGGGCACCAATTCCAGATTCAACCCAATTTTGGActaacttatggtcagtttttgagcaaggttccttcataaaaaaatgtagcattatgaccctaatttcatctctaattggcctcacaccaattggagctgccTATCTACTTATAACCCTAAATGCATACTGAACTCATAGGTCCAGAAATCAGCAACACCACAACCCTTAACTTtctcaattccattcatcaattcCCAATTCAAAACACACTAAATTAACAAAATTGAGCATTATAAACAccacttagtcaacatttctcaaaccGTAATTTattcaccaaaaccctaattctccataACCCTAATTTCTCCCAATTTCCTTATTCATGCAAATTTACTTCACTAATCATACATAACACCTCATAAATCATCACAAAACATGTTCAATGTAAATCAAACTCATCAAATCCATATCCCTAAAAGCTAGCCGAATTTCATAATCTTCCTTTCACGAATACTTCTTTCAATTTCTCCTAAAATCCCCTCTTATTCACCCTTAATATAATGAATACATATTCAATTTAACTAGAAAGGAGACTTACCTTTGTTGAGCAGAATTTGTGTCCCTCAATCTTCAAGCTTTCTTGATTTATTTTACTCCTAATCTTCTTATCAAGCTTAATTATCAAATTTTTGTTGAAGGAGCTATGGATTTTAAGGTGTAAACTAGGGTTTCTTTGGAGTTCAAGTGTGTAACAATGGAGGTTTTTAAGAGAAAATGGAGTGTGAGGGACAGcaatttggagaagaagaagataataatttttttctttttaattttcattttatcctatttatacttatccataattgattaaattaaatttttttttattattatgtcatgcttacctcataGTGACATCATAatggaattaaaataaatttttcatttctttttctttaccTTAACCATACTTCTtcacttttaatttatttttcataattttaatttcctacaatttaatgaatatttaggccaagagtcacctctaagggtgaattaaccaaattggCCCTTATCGGTCTGAGCAATTTTTCTAATAGCACTAGGTTACTTCCTGAACTCTAAAtcaattatttgaacttattCTCTATTCTTTTTTATagttttcacattaccattagtTTTGTAATTGTCTCTTGACTTGGGGTGTCATAGAGTCTCACACAAAATTAGGGTAGTAATTGAACTCGTAGTCACTTCCCAGTTCGGTCATCCATCAcggggacctcggctcatttaaccggtTATGcgttatttttcttatttccatttcaccttcatataatttctattaatttttatttatgacttttctagatgACATAGATATAGTTCTAGATATCCTGACTATCCGGATAAACACTAGTCACTAgaataatagaatgtataggctaCTTAGTttgggggtgttacaaataaataattaacTACAAAAGCAAGAATAACAGTCCTaggatttttcaaaatttcaataaggtttttcctatacctaggacttaacccttgcaaaataataataataataataattatatggcAATAACCTCATATTAGCCTCAAGCTCACTACATTCATCACATGTGCATCCAGTGCCTGCCATAACTTCCTAATCTAGGTTCATTCTTCAAAACTAGATTAGGTACGTACATCTCACTATAGTTCAATTAACAATTTATCGAGTTTcgaaaaatctaaaaatttgtttAGAGGTTTGTTGTATTGTTCTTTGATTATTCcaattcattatcaatatattttcaaaactaagaatatttaattaaattactgAGTTACCCTAGCTTTTAGAACAAACACATCAACTAAAGTTTGTGATGTGTCTCAAGGGGGCAAAATTTTCATCAAGGATTCTTGAAAATAGTTGTTCATCATCAAATAACCAAAAACACCATTGGACAAGACCTATTACTAGGAGAGCCAATCACTTGGAATAGGTGTAATAAAACTCAATATGGCATTGGAGCTTAGAAGAGGAGGCTTTGTTATTGCTCAAATTAAAAACTAAGTCCATAAGCATGTGGGCTTTTTAATGCATAAAATTAAGGCTTTAATCCTTCAAAACTCGCGGGTTCACAATATCCAATTATTTCTTCACTTGTAGAAGCTCATATACGGGAGATTTTACTATTTTTTATGCCTTTTATGGAAGTCGATTTGGCATCTTTGTCTCCAAGATCTTGGATTTTGACTAACGATAATACGGACAAATTTTGACTAAATTGTTCTATAAGCATCACTTGCTCTTTGACTTGTCAACTCCAAATCCAATCTTAGAAGATTACTACTATCTTGGAAGATTTTAGCTAGCACTTTAATTAATTAGgaatcttttacttttcttttcctatttctatTAGGTTTTATTAATACTTTTGACTTCCAAATCTATGTTTCTTTTAATTCCTAATTAATTTTAACTTATATTTTCCTATTAATTAGCTTATAAGTAATTAGTTCCTCTTTAGTATTTTGTACATTGCTTATAGATAGGCAACCATATGTAAAGTTTTCACAAGTTTATGTGAATAACAAAGTGCTACAAATTCTTATCCAACATTCTTGTTTGTGGTGAATTTAACTTGTCACATTCTCTTGCTTGGAGTTGTGTGGCATCAACCTTGGGGTTGTTTTCTTTTGCGGTGAGCTACGTTTATCAAAAGGAACCAATTTCCATCTATTTGTTTCTACGTTTCTTGTGTTTCTTGTTTGTGTTTAGTCTTATTTGTTTGATCTAAATAAACATAAAAACCTTAAAAAGTGTTGTGTTGGCCAAAAGTTGATCCACCCATTTTGGCATGTGATTTGTGTTCTTTCTTTCTAAGTTTCAATTATTTCAACTATCATTTAATTTGGTTGTTGTGGTTGGCATGAATCTTGTTTCTTCttcatttatttcatttattttgaaTTCTACTTGGTTATCTTTCTCTTTGGCCAAAAAGCTTAATTTATCTAAACTCAACATAATCATAACTATCACTTATTTTTCCTCACAAGGCACATCAGTTTGGGTTTACCTTTTGTCAATTTTACACCTGAAATGCGTCCAGAGCATCCTAAAATGTGGGGATTAACTACAAGCATGACTACCTTCAGGGACAATCCACTAGGCACCCTAGTTTGGCTAGAAATTCAATCCCGAGTGTCAGTGGGCATAACTAAGTCGAGGGTGCTTTTCAAAAGCCCATTCGCCCGAGTCCATTTTTGTTAAAACCTTACTCTAATTGCTAGAAATTGATACACCAACCGTTCATGGTGGTTCTTCACAACCTAGTGTCCAATCAAAGTGTGATTAGTGCAAAAATTAACACTAAGGGATGAGGGTCATGATGCCTTGGTCCAATCATCCAAAACAATTGCCTATTGGACGAGCTTTAACTAGAAAGCTCTAGTTTTCTCTATCCTTTTCTCACTTGGAAACATCATGAAATTAAGCATTCGTGATCAGAAATGAAAGCCCAAAAGATGAGGGAGTCGTTGCTGTTAAAATTGCCATTGGCCAACATATAGGGCTGAGCATTTGGCtcaaaccgaaccaaaccaaacCGAATCATCAAAACTGAATTAATCGaattatcatattttaaaaatcaaaccgaaatgaatgaaaaatcgaatcgaactaaaTCACTCTATTTCAATTCGATTCGAGCTTATCTGTTCTTAAGTTTTAATgggttttttaatttagactagaCTTTCAAGTTATTTACCCTAATTTTGACCTTGATTTAAACTTAATAAtcataaatcaataaaattaaataatttatatatatataattacatataattcataaactctttataaaaataaatcaatttaaaaatcaataacgcaattcagttcgattcgatttaactgaattttttttttctcttcaaaactatACTGAATCCAAATAACTGAAATTcttaaaatgcaaaactaaacctaatcaaattatcttaaaaatcaaatcgaattactaaattaaaatggttcagtttaattttttttaattcaaaccGAATAGTACTCACCCTACCAACATAGGATTCCTAAAAAATGCAACTTAAAACTTTGCCACCATTGCTAATCATTGTTGCGCTCTTCTACTACTCTACTCACCGTTAAGTGGCTGGCCACCGTAGCCCTTCGATGCTAGAGACATCAGCTTCGTCGATTGGCTAAGGAAATGGTTGTCACCAGAGATAGTAAAAGGGAAGAGCGAAGAGGCAAAACCAAGAGGGGGATGTTCAATGTGCAAAAAAGCATATTATGCATTCAACTTTTCTTATTATGATAACATATTTTAATTGAAAActtaaaacataaaataatataaaagtatattttaaagaaactttttaaataataataataataataataataataataataataataataataataataataataacgctTGTTTATCTGCCCAAGTGGCTCTCCTATTGAAATTTCAAAAGCATTTGAAAACAGGTCCATGCATCACCAAATAGAACATGACAGCCCTCATGTAATGACATAGGGTAGagttcaaaaatcaaaatatagCAAATAAGGGGAACAAATATGATCGTATACAGTGCATCAATTCTGGATTTATAACGGCGAATGTATCAAAATTAGTCAATTTTGAAGTAATGAAACAATTCAAATTAACTCCACCTAGACGCAAACTTCACTTTAGAAGTTCTCTTGACCGGAAGCCATAGGTACTAGAACCGTTGAAGTGCATTAAAACTGCAAGCCAACATCTAGCAACCAAACAGAAAAAAAGATCATTTAAATTTGCCATTTCTCTTTCGTTGTTGATTCCTACCACATTTAGTTGGCTTGCCCCATGGCGTTTGAGACACCCTTCCAAAGGACCCACTACTTTTGCTCCGACCCTCACCTCCACCATGAGGATGATCAACTGGATTCATTGCCACTCCTCGAACCACTGGTCTTCGACCCAACCATCTGCTCTGCCCAGCTTTCCGAAGCGTTCGAGTATTATGGCTAGGGTTTGATACTCTGCCAATTGTGGCCCGACACCGAGAATCAATCAATTTTTCTGCACCTGAAGGCATTTTCACCAAACAATATCTTGATGTTGGCTCTTTCAAGATCTTGGCACAAGTTCCTGCAGCTCGAACCAATTTTCCACCTTGACCTGGGTTCATCTCAATGTTGTGAATTAATGTTCCAATACGCATAGAAGCCAGAGGCATGCAAGTCCCTACTTGTGCATTGATATCAAGATGAACCATTTGTTTCATCATCTTGTCCCGCAATGAATCAGTATCAGCTACATCagtcataataaaataaaaaataaaataaataaaaaacagaacaaaacaaaacaaaaggttgatatttattttctgctagaACGCATcttaaggggaaaaaaaaaaaaaaaagacaataaGTTTGAAGTTTACAACAAACTTATGTTAAACAACGAACTGCATTTAATCTTTTGTTATCATCTCTTCAATATTCAACCGAAAAAGAATATAGAAGTTccttaaattcttttctttttcaattaagGCAATAAACTTTACTTGCTTTTCCAGTTGTATCATATACTTCTAATTCTATCAATGTGGTTCAAATGTAGCTAATTTTGTTTCACTAGCACCAAAGGTACAGTATGTGCTCATGTTGGTATGGCTCTGAGATTGACTTCTAACACAAGCAAAAATTGCCAAGTTGAATGAAATGGGCTCCTCCTATATTTAACAGCACCATATGGTAGCATTTTGAAAAATGTGAATCCCAATTTTAAATAACATTATGAGGGGAAGAATTTTGCAGAACACAATATGTCAAAAGCTATTATGGTTAAGGAAGGCCTACTTTCAAATTAACAAGTTACGTCCATATCTGCCTTCGGGTCTAGTAGATAAATTGACACAATCTAATTAATAaaccaaattgataaaattaaaggaATAGAACACAACAGAAAAAAcacaatttaatatttttctaatcATTGGCCCAATAAGAAAAAACAAAAATGTAACAAGCTTCAAaaaattttcctttttcattaGTTTTTCTCCGACATTTCCAGCAATTAAACAGAAAATAAACCCGACATACTCATTTGTGAAACAAAAGAAATGTTagtgaacatatagtaaaacATGTACGATAACAAAGAATAATGGAATTTAATGATTATTCATCACTATAGCATTTTTCATTCCATTATATCCATCACATTTCATTATGGCTAACCAAAactcttattattattttttttttaatcgtcTTCATGCCTTATCTATGTTTATCTACTGCCAAAGGAGAAACTCCCCATTTCAAAACCCTTTTCTTCAGTAAACCATCATAGAAAGTTAATCAAACTGATCCAGGTTTCCCTTTTTGACTCAAACGCCAATTTT contains these protein-coding regions:
- the LOC131179344 gene encoding 60S ribosomal protein L2, mitochondrial-like isoform X1; the protein is MALWRVHAASLPLVKRLVQPASFLSIDNADRSFSTADTDSLRDKMMKQMVHLDINAQVGTCMPLASMRIGTLIHNIEMNPGQGGKLVRAAGTCAKILKEPTSRYCLVKMPSGAEKLIDSRCRATIGRVSNPSHNTRTLRKAGQSRWLGRRPVVRGVAMNPVDHPHGGGEGRSKSSGSFGRVSQTPWGKPTKCGRNQQRKRNGKFK
- the LOC131179344 gene encoding 60S ribosomal protein L2, mitochondrial-like isoform X2, giving the protein MLIAVSPLMMKQMVHLDINAQVGTCMPLASMRIGTLIHNIEMNPGQGGKLVRAAGTCAKILKEPTSRYCLVKMPSGAEKLIDSRCRATIGRVSNPSHNTRTLRKAGQSRWLGRRPVVRGVAMNPVDHPHGGGEGRSKSSGSFGRVSQTPWGKPTKCGRNQQRKRNGKFK